The genomic region CTTTATCATAAGCCTCTCCCGGCACTTGGGTGTTTTTCCTGATAATCTTATAACCCATTGTTTAAACCTCCTCAAACTTAGGATAGTTTATTTTATTCATAAATGGGCAAAAGGTGAGTTAAATGTTAACTTTCTTTTTTTGGATTTAATATGATTTCTGGCAATTTGTTTGTAAAGGTCCATGTCAAAATGGGTAAAAACCTCAAACTTTGGAGCAGAATTTATCTCTAAAATCCAAGGCCTAAACTGATTATCTAAAGCAACATCCACTCCAATTTGACAAAGATGAGGGAAATGATGCTCCATTGCATTCATTGCCTCTAGGGAGATGAAAACTAAAATCTCTTTAATGGAGCTTTGCACCTTAGGTGTAGCACCTAGCTCCTCTAACACAGTTTCAAGTGCATATCCTTTGCCGCCGGCACTGATATTTGTGGTTAAAAAATTGTCTTTTGCAACTCGGGCAGCAATCCCTGTAACCTCCCATTTTTCTTTAGGGCGTTGAACAATAATTCGTATATCAAAAACGTTGCCTTTAAACTGGGGTGTAACTATACCTTGCTGAATGATATATGGGCTTTCATTGATGATGACAGCTGCCAGCTTTGATAAAGCTTCAAAACTTAACCCCACATATGTTAAGTGTCTGTAGTTTAAGGTGTATAGTCCTTCCTGTTTTTTTAAAATGGAAAAAACCCCTTTGCCTTGGCTGCTGCGGCATGGCTTGCAAAATACGAACGGAAACCTTGTGAGAAATTCCTTTAGATCCTCTAAAGTATATGGACAGTAGTGAGGGGAAAAAGATTTAAGAAGAGGATGTTTAGCTAATATCTCACTTTTGACCATTTTATTAGACACCAAGCTTTTGTATAATGGCATAAAAATTCACCCCTAAGATTATCGTTTTAATAGTATATGTGCCTGTTTGGCAAAAGGTGAAGTCATCGGGGTCTGGATTTGATACCAGTTTGGGATCGCAGTAGCTGTCCGCTTTGGACCGCGGACGTTATGTGCGGGAGCAGACACTGCTCCCCTACAGTCAGTTTGGGTCATCAGTTGGGGTTATTAATTGGGGTTGAGAAATGCTCCTGCAGCTTTATACAGTAAAACACGGTTCTAATCATCAAAAGTCGATGATCAGAACCGTGTTTTACTTGTTTTGGATATATATGTCCCAGCCTCCTGATTGTTAGTTTAACCATTCGGGATTTTAGTGGCTGCTACTTATTTTGCGGTAAAGATTTGGGTTACATATACGCCGGAAGGATTTTGGTCAACTATGCCAATACCTACATGGGTAAAGTTTGGGTTTAAAATGTTTCTTCTGTGGCCGTCTGATGCCATAAGTCTATGATGAGAAACAACATAGCTTTGAGAAGATGCAATATTTTCTCCCACCCTTGTAAAGCTTACGCCACCTTCTCTTAACATTTGGCCTGCTCTACCGTAAACAGGTGATTCATGGGCAAAGTAGCTGCTATTTATAAAGTCTTGACTTTTAACTCTAGCCCACTTGCTTACTTCCTCATCAATTTTTAGGGGAGCTACCCCTGCTGCTTTTCTTTCCTCATTTATAAGCTCTAACATGCTAAGTTCCCGTTGGCTAACTTGATGGGTTGATGTTGGCTGAGTTTCTTCCTTAATAGGCTGTTGCTCAGTTGGTTGTTCTTGCTTCTGCTCTTGGGGAGTAGAAGGTTGTGTTCTAGTTCCTCTTCTGGCCCAAAAGTTATCCAGTAGGTTGCTATTTTTTTCTTCGTTCTTATTCTCTTTTACTTGGTTATCATCTTCTGCCGTTTCTTTAGATCCTTCTTCTAATTTGCCTTCATCAGATTCTTTACTTGGTTTATTATCTAGATCTTCTGTATCTGTTTGTGGCTGGTTTTGCTGTCTTCTTGACGTCCAGAAGTTAGATAAAATACTTTCTTGATTGTCGTGGGGGTTATGCTCAGTAGTTTGTTCGTTTTGTAGGCCGCTACTGTTTCCAAACTGTTGCAAAAAGCTGCGATAACTAAAGGCTTCAGCGGGCTGAGCCGATAGCATAAGCACAGATGTACTAATAACTCCTAAAGTTAAATAAGTAGTGATTTTCTTCATGGTACCCTCCTATAATCTTTACATATTATACATTAATGTTATCTAACTTATGGTTTATCTTCAAAGGTAATTGTTTCAATTAATAGAGTATTTAGGTATAGGCATTTTTCTTAAAAAACTCAGCTAATAACATGCACCAACCCTGGGGTAACTTCATAGAGTATTGTGAAAGGAGGGTACAATAAATGAGAGATAGATTTGATCCAACATGTATAAAACCACCTAAAAATGATGAGCCTGAGATTTTAGAATGTATAATCACCACTAAGGTTTATGACGCTTGCCGCCAAACAGAATGTGAATTTTTTGCCTTTAAGCATCCAGATGTTGATTTCCCAGAGTTTGAGGAAATCGAGCACTTAGCAGGGTCTGCGGAAATAGCTCCCCCTGAAAATGGAAATGAAACACCAAGATTTACGGTTTTGAGCATTAACTTAATCAATGGGGGACCTTTAGCTAGGGTGCGAATAGAAGTGTGTGCAGATATAAACCTTACAATTGTCAACACAAAGACACAAGCTGAAGTTACTAATACAGGTCTTGAAGTGTGCTTCACAAAGGATGTAGTGTTATGGCTACCTGAGCCGGAAAGAATGGAAGCAATAGCTGAATCTATTTTCCGAATAGTAGGGGAACCAATTTTTGAAGAGGTTGAAAGTACAGATGTTGAGGAAGAAGAAGTAGCAGTGTTAATACCAGTTGGCGCTTGGATCATCATTAAGTCAACGGCAGAAGTGCAACTGCTTATCCCAACATTTGGATTCTGTCCGACACCTCCAGTGTGTGAAGAATTCCCAGACCCATGTGAAGACTTTGAGCAGCTGCCGTTCCCAGAATTTTACCCACCACAGCCAGATGATGAAGACTGACTATAATTGCCGGTTTTTTTCCGGCAATTATAGTCCACAAGGATGTGGTCTGGATGAACGTACTTGCTATTATTGATCGTAACTTTGAAAAGGATAACACTGAGCTTATCGGACACCTAAAATCTAAGCAATCTATCAGAGTGATAGAAGCTACAAACTCTTGTCTAGAAAAGACATTGGCTAGTTATAAGGGATTAGTAATATGGGCTACAAACCAGATTGATTATAATTCAACATTATGGCATCACATGATTTCAAAAAAGCATTGCTGGTTTATGCTTATGGAAAGAACGTCTCCTAAGGAGATACTAAAACTCGTAGATCATGGAATTAACTTTATTACCTTAGGTGACCCTAAAAGAGCTTTTGTGCTAAACAACCAAAACTATAAATTACTTCGTTTAGCGATAGATATTTTATCTTGGTCAGCAGAAAAATTGTTAATAGAAGAGCATAGCTTAAACGTACTAAGTAAAAAGGAAAACGAAGTAATAAACCTTCTTTTGGAAGGGTACGAAGACAAGGAAATAGCAAAGAGGCTGTATATTAGTGATAAAACAGTGAGAAACCATATAAGTAATATTTTAAAAAAAGTCTCGCTAAAAAATAGGACACAGCTTGTGCTGTGGGCATTAAGTCAAAAGGGAGAAATTTAAAGTGCCCTAAAGGCCAAGATTAAAAACAGCTCGGCCTCGTTAAGAGGCTGGGTTGTTTTTTTAGGTTGCATTAATAGTTTTTGGTTTAAAAACACATTATACTTTATAAATATGTTAAAATGGGATATCATTATATTGAAAAGAAAGGGGTGAACATAATAATGAGAGGTTTGATCTGGAGATGGGTGATAAACGGATTAGCTCTATTTTTTGCTGCGCAGATAGTACCAAACATGGCGGTTGATGGTTTTGGATCTGCAATGATAGCTGCTTTGGTACTGGGGTTAGCAAATGCTACCATAAGGCCGATAATAAAGTTTTTGACCTTTCCCATAACTATACTTACTTTAGGGCTTTTTACTTTAATTATAAACGGGTTTATTTTATGGATAGTGTCAGTTAACGTACAAAATTTCCATGTTGAGGGCTTTTTCAGCGCGGTGCTCGGGGCAATAATACTTAGCGTAATTTCATCACTTCTAACCTATTTTGTGGGAGATAATAGTCTATAAGTGAAATAGGATTTTGTCTTGCTGATGAAATAAGATGAAAAAGTATATACTTAAAAAAGATATTCACTGTTTTATCCACATATCCACAATTTAGACTAATAAAATCGTGAACTTATCAACATGAGATAAATACCGTTACTGTGGGGTTTCTCTTTTGCGAAACAGATGTAACAAAAAATATAAACAAGCTAATAACAATTTTCCACTAGTTTATCCACAAAATTTAATAAGATAGGTGAATGTGAAAAATGAATGAAACAATTGTAATAGGCCATAAAAACCCAGATACTGACTCAATAGCTTCAGCTATAGCTTATAGTGAACTTAAAAACAGGTTGGGGGAAAAGTGTATCGCAAAAAGGAGCGGAAGCTTAAACCCTGAAACAGAGCATATACTCAATGTGCTTGCTATAGAGGCTCCTGAGTATATAGAAAGCTTAGAGCTGAGTGTAAAAGAACTTTTAACAGAGTCATATCAGACCTTACAAAAAGACGAAACTTTAAAAAGAATAGGAACTTTAATGCAGGAAGAGGAAATTAAATCCCTCCCCCTACTTAATGCAAATGGCACACTAGCTGGGGTTATCACCCCAGGAGATTTTGCAAAGCTTTATCTACAAGAAATAGGTAGTGGAGAGATAAGCTATTCAAAGATTTTGTTAAAAAATGCTGTGGAAAACCTAAATGCAACTGTTTTTCATCAAGGAAAGGACACCTTTTTAACAGGGAGAATTTTGATAGGTGCGATGGACACAGAAAACCTAGAGCATAGTTTAAAACCAAATGATACTTTAGTAATAGGCGATAGGGTTAAAGGACAGAGGGTAGCTATCTTAAGAGGCGTAAGCACTCTTATTCTAACAGGTGGATGTAAGCCCAGAGATGAAATATTAGAATTGGCTAAAGAATTCGATGTGAATTTGCTTGGATTTATGGGGGACAGTTTTACTGCTGCCAGGCTTTTAGCGCTAGCTAGAAGCGGTAGTGATGTGATGACAGAATCTCCTCAGACAGTGGTGGAAAGTACAAAACTTAGCGAGTTAAAGAAGTTATTTTCAGCCACTCAATACAGGGCATTTCCCGTTGTTGACGAGAGTAGTAGGTTTAAAGGAATTATTACCAAAGGTGATGTCATTAACGCTACTTCCCCAAAGGTAATTTTGGTGGACCATAGCGAAACAAGCCAAGGTATAGAAGGGCTTAACTGGGGTGAGGTAGTGGAGATTATTGATCACCATCGGCTAGGTGATATACAAACACAAAAACCTATTCCCATTAACTGCCGTCCAGTAGGCAGCACTGCAACTTTAGTGGCAGAGCAATACTTTATCCACAACATAGAATTGTCACCTAAAATGGCAGCACTGCTACTATCTGCCTTAATTTCTGATACAGTTATGTTAAAATCACCCACAACAACATCAACCGATGCTAACATGGCAAAAAAGCTAGCTGAAATTGCTGGTGTTTCCCTAAAGGATTTTGGGAGAGAGGTATATAAATGGACGGAAAAAATAGCTGACCTATCAGCAGATGAACTGCTAAATCAAGACTTAAAGGAGTTTGAGTTTAGCGGTGGAAAAGTAGCGATTGGACAGGTTGAGACGACATCTGTGGATAAAATTCTAGACCAAAAGAGTGAATTTTTAAAAGCTATGGAATATAAATCGGTAGAAAATGGATATAAGCAGATGATGTTTATAATAACTGATATAGTTTGTGGGGATTCGTATGCCATTTGTTATGGTGATGATAGCTCTAGGTTAGCTGAGGCGTTTAATCAAACTTTGCAAAAAAGTATAGTGTTTTTGCCTGGTGTTATGTCGAGAAAGCTACAAGTAGTCCCAGTATTAGGAAAAATATTTAGTGAAAGTGTATAAATGTTCCTAGACTGGATATTATTAATAGTGGTTAATGACATTCTCATTAGCCCCCTGTTTTAGAAATCTAGGCAGAAGTAGGCCACTGCCTAGATTTTTTTGTTTTAACATAAAATATTAGTTAAAACACGTCAAAAATATGATAAACTTAAATAAATATACTTAAGCTTAAAGTTGTTTGCATTTAAGTACAGATATAGGCATATTTTTGTTATAAACACGTTTGGGAGGATTAGGTATGGTAAAAAAAATTTTATTAACTTTTTTAGTCGGCATAATTGTTTTTACACCTATGTCTGTGTTGGCCAATGGTAAAGTAATTTTTGAAATGGAAGATCCGGCAGGTGATGCAGTTGGGGATGGCAACTTAACTCACCCAACAGCAGAGGTTTATGGTGACAGAATACAAGAGCAATTAGACCTTACATATTTTAAGGTTATTGAGGATGATAAGGACATACAGTTTAGGTTGGAATTTGCCTTAGAACCTGATTTTGAGCAGCCATGGCAGGGAGAAGGCTTTAACTTTCACAGGATTGATATCTATCTAGTCACTGAAGATGATATACCAGGTTCCACACACACTTTTAGACGAGGGGCAAACGTTGAGTTTGCGGTTCCATGGAATAAGCTTGTGGCGATTCAGGATTTTAACGGCTCAAAGGTCTATGACGTTAGGGAGGATGCCGATGATTTAGATGCTGGCCAATCAATCGAGACATTTGTTGATGGTAAAGAGATAGTGGCGAATGTTCCTAAAGATTATTTAGGGCAGATAGACAGCAGTACACAGTTTTATGTTTTAGTGGGGCACTACTCTAGCTTAGACTATGATGGGTATCAACAGGTGAAACAAGAAGCAAGTAAATGGCATGGTGGGGGTGGCGATCCTGAAGGGAAGTACAGCCCCAATGTATTTGATATTTTAGCAGAAACTGCCCAAGAGCAATTTGAACAGTTGCAATGGGAAGAAGGAAATTTAGCTACCTTACATCCTGTAGGTGGCAATGGGGGCTTTTCTATTTTTAAGACGTTACTTATAGTAGTCGGAGTTACCATATTTGCAGGGATAGTCTTATTTGTTATAAAAAATAAAAGCAGAAAAGTAAGTCGACGCTTTTAATTTAAATAATTTTGTATTAAAGGGTGATGCCAAATGAAGATATATAAAGCTACGGTCTTAGTGCTCGTGCTATCATTTCTAGTCGTTGGGTGCCAAAGTCCTTTGCCGGACCCTGTGGATCCAGATACAGAAATTACACTAGAAATTTGGGAAACATATGGCGAAGAAGAAAGAAAGGTTTTTTTAGAAATTGTGGATAAGTTTGAAAAAAAACACCCTAACATTACTATAGAAGCGAAAAATATAAAGCGAGGGCAAAAATGGGGAGAACTTCAAAAGGGGCTAGCCACTGGAGATCTTCCCGACATAGCTAAAGTGGACATGGAGTATGTACCCACTTTAGCAGAAGCTAGAGCAATAATTAACCTAAATTACTTAGGGATAGATGAAGAAGGGGATAAATACCTTAAGTCTGCATTTGAATCAAATCGTTATCAGGGAAGAATATACGGAGTTCCAAAGCGAGTGGATACCAGCGTACTTATTTACAACAAATCTTTATTTGATAAGGCTGATCTTAGTTATCCTCTAAGTAGCTGGGACTATGAGGACTTCATAGAAGCAAGCCTAGCTTTAACTGACTCAGATGTATACGGCTTCGCTATGTCAAGCAGATTAGAAGGTGTACTGCCTATACTATTATCCCACGGTGCATCATTAACAGATGAAAAAAGCAAGGAATTTACCCTAAACACCGAGAAAGCTATCGAAGGACTAAGCTTAATTACCAGCTTACATAAGGAGCATGCCACCATGGAGGGGGCATGGTTAAGTGATGTTACAAGCTCTAGAGAGGGATTTATTCAGCAGCAGTATGCTATGATAATAGATTGCACAGATAGCTTAAGTAGGTATGAAGATGAAGATTTAGATTTTGGTGTATCTACAATACCAGCAGGTACTTCTGGTGCAATATCTAGCATCAAAGGGAATAGTATGGTAATTTTAGAAGATTCAAGTTATCCTCATGAAGCCTATAAGTTCATTAAATTTTTAACATCTGAAGAAATACAAGTCTTTTGGGCAGAAAAGTTGGGGCAGATACCAGTAAACAGTAAGGCGGTAAGTACTATAAACACAGATGATAATCCTATACTTGAAGTTATGTTAAAGCAAGCAGAGCAAACAGTGCCCAGGCCTGCCATACTAGGTTATAGTAGAATGGAGGAGCTGGTAAGTCGAGAAATAAAAGCAGCTCTAAAAGGAGACAAGTCCCCTAGCAAAGCCATACAGGATGCATCGGATAGAGTTAATGAGGAGTTATTTACGGAATGAAAAAAGGCGCTTTGGCGCCTTTTTTTTATGTGCGCCCAGCATGTGCGTTAACTTGGCGGTGAAAGTCCGCTGTGGGCTTGGTAGTGGGAACCACTAGCCGAAGGCAAGGGTGTCCATCGTGAGGTGGAATCTGAAGGAAGCCTTAGGCAAAATCCCGGTCTGAGGAACACAAACCACATATAAGGCTTGCTTAGGACGGACGAGTTTGCATAACAAAACAAAGTCCAACACTACCCGAATCCTAAAGAGTAGGACTTGACGATAATTAAATAATAGGTATTAAGAAGGTCCCTCATGTTGATAGCAGCCAACCCTTTTGGGACTACCTAACTGAGAATAGAGTGGAACTCGAAGGTAAATGTTAGGAGTGCTTAGTGAAACCTACGCTTAATACATGACAGAGTTCAATTATTTAATTATCGAACCGCTGTGTACGGGTCCGTATGCATGGTGGTGTGAGAGGACGGCGGTTAGTCACCGCCTCCTACTCGATTGGCTATTTACTGAGTATAAAAATACCGATAACAAAAAGTTTTTAAAAGCATAAATTGAATTAGTAAGACCCCCACTTCAATTCGAGGATAATCCAAGAGTTGAAGTGTGGGTCAACAGCCAGTCAAAAGCCCGATTGGTTTAACTAACAATGGTGGGGGAGAAGGCAACTCCCAATGATTGAAGTTTCACTTTATATATCTTAAAACTGGGAGATGAAAAAATGAATTTACAAGGGCTCAAGCTGGGAGTTTTAATTACCAAAAAAACTTTCAGGAAGCTTGAAAATCAAACAGTTCCTCATAGAATAAACAGCTTAGCAAATGCTGGCAAGCAGATAGATATAAATTTATACTTTTTTTCAATTATCGAACTGGACATAAAATCGAAGAGCATTACTGGTTTATACTGGTCTGACAAAGATAATTTGTGGCTAAAAAACGATTTCCCGTTACCGGACATATTGTATTTAAGAAGCACCCCAGGCAAAATGTATAAGGGGAAATTTTCTAAACTGATAAAAGAAATTAATATTAAAAAAGGTTTAATTATAAATTATCCAGCATTTGATAAAATCGATGTTTTTAAAAAATTAAACACAGTAGAACTGGCCCAAAAGTATTTGCCAGACACTACTCCCTTTAAAAGCTTTAATACTCTCAAAATAATGCTAACTAAATATACTTGCGTGTACCTAAAAGCATCTCAAGGGAGAAAAGGACAACAAGTTATGCGCATTAAAAGGGACTGTAACTGCGGGTTTGAATATAGTTATTATCTGCAAAGTAAGATAAACGCTAAGGGGAAGATAATTAAAAGAAAGGCTGACAGCTTTGGGCAGCTAAGACTCCCCATATCAAACTTTTTTAAAAACAATTCCGTCCTAATACAAAAAGGTATCGAACTATTAGAGTTTGATGGCAGCCCTATTGATTTGAGAGCAGAGCTGCAGCGAACAAAATATGGTAAAGTTAAAATAACAGGAATTTCAGTGAGGGTGGGCAAGGTTAACTCTCCCATTACCACTCATTTTAAAGCATATGAGTTTGGAGCATTTTTTAAAAATAAACTTAATTATTCTCAACAGAGAATAGAGCATCTAAAAACTAAAATTTATAGGTTTTTGTTTATAATATATTACTGCCTCGAATATCACTATGGGGAATATGGGGAAATTGGAATAGACTTTGCAGTTGATCATAATGACAAAATATGGTTTATAGAATCTAACTCCCAGAGTACTAAAGTTTCCTTAGAAAGATCTCATAATAAAGAGACTTATTCAAAATCATATATTGACTTATTAGAGTATGCTGTAAATAAATATGAAAAACATAATGAACAGCAAATATAAAAGAAAGCACCTATATACTTTTCAAGTGTACAATAAGGCACAGTTGTAGAAAAGGCGTAACTTTTAAATAGGTAAGAGGTGAAAAAAGTGAAGGGGAAATTAGGTGATTATATAATTAACACCAACCCAATAGGTAGGGGACGTTACGCAAGTGTTTTTCGTGGCTTTGATAAATTCCACAAAAAACCAGTGGCAATAAAAGTTACTCCAAACTTAAAAAGAGCTTATAGGGAAGTCAAAGTTTTAAAGCACATAGGATATTCAAAGTACTTTCCGACTTTATACGACTTTTTTATACAAGAAAGTAAAGGGTATATTATAATGGAGTACATTGACGGAGAATGTTTAGGTGGGGAGTTTTACAGTTATGGAAAGAGGTATGAACAAAAAATAGCATTAGAAATCATAATCAATTTACTTAAGGGCCTCCATCGGATTCATGACAGGGGATACTTTCACCGGGATACCAAGCCTAAAAATATTATGATTATAGGTGATAATCCTGAAAAAATTAAAATAATTGATTTTAATGTAGCAGGAGTAATTAAAGGTACTAATTCAATTCAGAAAGATCTTCGGTACTCTGCTGCTCTGTTCCTATATCTCACAAACGGACCTATGCACGAAAAAAATAATAAGGCGGAATTTATAATAGAGCTTGATAACTTGAATTTTAAAAATAATGATCTTAAAACAGCTATCTTAAATGCTTACAACAAAAACCCTAATCATAGGTACAACTCAGCTATGGAGTTTGTCGATGCTCTTATACCTTTTTGGTAAAATTTTAAACAGCAACAATCATTATTATAAACTAAGCAAGCCTACTTCCCATTTTATTAAAAAATAAGGAGTCACTTCGTAAACTAGAGTGACTCCTTATTTTTTAATTATTTAATATGAAACCCAGTCATTATAAGTTTTAGGGTCAGCCTTTTTAACGTACTCCATAAAATCATTTAATAATCCTAACTTCCTTAGTCCTCTAAGCAAATATGTTGGCTTTTTACTAAGCTCTTTGTAAACATTAGCATGATCTATTACTTTAAGTTTGTTATCATTTGCTATTATAAAATGTCGAACATGGACATTTGTCCGTGGAAAACCTAGACGGTCTAACTCTTTTAAACAAAACAAAATCTGTTTTGATAGATGGTTAGGTAACTCTTTTGTCTTTTTAAGGTAACTGCTTAAGCTAGGGCCTCGAATATATTCCATTACAATATAGTTTGATCCGACATCATAAAGTTTCGGCATTATAGGAGAGTCTTGGCCTGTCCGTAGCGCCTTAGCTTCATCTTTAGCTTTTTTCTGTTCTACGTATATTTTCACACATTTAGTATTACTTAATTTAAAAACTGCTCCAGTATATCCCCTTCCTATAAACTTAAGGTTAGTAGGGTTTTCATACCTTACTTTTTTTTTGCCTGGATATACTTTGATTTTGGTAAAGTCTTGTTCCAATCTATTCACCTACCTTTTATGGAGGTTTTACGTAGAGGTTAGTAAAAGAAATCCTTTTTGTTACTACAACATATGTAAGTAATAAGAAAAAGTACTATCATTCCTATCTATCCCTTTTGAATGCAGGGGCAGGAATTAACTTTTCAATCAGGTATGGGCTATAACCCAATTAAGTACATTCAATAACAAGTGGTTTACATCTTCATATATTAAAGAAAGTCTATAGTTGAAATGGAGGTGTTTTATTTAATGAAAGCTGTTATTTTATGTGGCGGAAAAGGTATGCGTATGGGCGGTGAAGTAAGTTATACTTGCAAGCCTTTGATTAAAGTAGGAGGCATGCCAATTCTATGGCATATCATGAAAATATATAAATCTTACGGGATAAATGAGTTTGTCCTTTGTTTAGGGCATAATGGCGATGCCATCAAGGAATATTTCCTAAACTTAGACTGGAAAACTAATGATTTTCAATTAAAAATCGGTAGTAACTATAAAGAGATAAAAATTTTAAAAAACCGGGAAGAATGGAATATTACTTTTGCTGATACTGGCCTAGATACTATGACCGGTGGCAGAATCAAAAGAATAAAAAAGTATATATCTGATGATGAATTTATGTTAACTTACGGCGATGGCGTTTCAGATATTCCGTTAGATAAACTTTTGAATTTCCATCGTCAAAACAGGAAAATTGCCACTGTAACAGGGGTTAAGCAAAAGTCAGGCTTTGGTTTTTTAGAGGCGGAAGGTGACGTTGTTAAAAGCTTTATCGAAAAACCCCTCCTTAATGGGTGGGTAAACGGTGGATTTTTTGTTCTTAATCGAGAGGTATTTGATTTTATCGAAGGTGACAAAACCGTTTGGGAACAGCAGCCCCTAAAAAAGTTAGTTCAGGAAAATCAACTAGCTATGTACCAGCATGATGGTTTTTGGCACTGTATGGATACTGTAAAAGATGTTCATAGCTTAAACGAGCTTTGGAATAAAAACGATAAAGCTTGGGTAAGGTGGTAATCTTTTTAGGAGGTGATATGTTATGGTCAGTAGTTTTAAAAACAAAAGAGTGTTAATAACAGGGGCAAGTGGATTTATAGGATCACATATGGTAAGAAGAATGGTAAAGGAAGGGGCCAAGGTATTTATACTAGCTAGGCAAGATTCTGATTTATGGAGAATTTCCTATTTAAAAGACTCTGTTGAAGTTTATACCTGTGATATTCGTAATGCATTACAGGTGGATATTTGTATCAATAAAATTAAACCAGACTATGTTTTTCATATGGCAGCTTATGGTGTTGATTCTAGGCAAAAGGACTACCTTGTTGCAGCTTATACAAATATTATAGGTACAGTGAATCTTTTAAACTCTTTAAAAGCTGTGGGTTGTACTAAATTTTTAAACGCTGGCACCTGCATGGAGTATGGTGACAAAGACAAGCCGATAAAGGAGTATGAACCATTAGAGCCATTAAACATCTATGGCAGCACCAAAGCCTCTGCTGGCATCTTAGCCCACCAGATTGCTGCAGAAAATAACATCGACATCGTTACTCTCCGGGCCTTTGGAATTTTTGGCGAAGCAGAAGGGAGCCATAAATTTTTCCCTCATATAATACTATCAATATTAAATGGCAAAGATGTCGAACTAACGTCTTGTGAACAGTATCGTGATTACTGCTATA from Proteinivorax hydrogeniformans harbors:
- a CDS encoding YheC/YheD family protein, with protein sequence MNLQGLKLGVLITKKTFRKLENQTVPHRINSLANAGKQIDINLYFFSIIELDIKSKSITGLYWSDKDNLWLKNDFPLPDILYLRSTPGKMYKGKFSKLIKEINIKKGLIINYPAFDKIDVFKKLNTVELAQKYLPDTTPFKSFNTLKIMLTKYTCVYLKASQGRKGQQVMRIKRDCNCGFEYSYYLQSKINAKGKIIKRKADSFGQLRLPISNFFKNNSVLIQKGIELLEFDGSPIDLRAELQRTKYGKVKITGISVRVGKVNSPITTHFKAYEFGAFFKNKLNYSQQRIEHLKTKIYRFLFIIYYCLEYHYGEYGEIGIDFAVDHNDKIWFIESNSQSTKVSLERSHNKETYSKSYIDLLEYAVNKYEKHNEQQI
- a CDS encoding protein kinase — translated: MKGKLGDYIINTNPIGRGRYASVFRGFDKFHKKPVAIKVTPNLKRAYREVKVLKHIGYSKYFPTLYDFFIQESKGYIIMEYIDGECLGGEFYSYGKRYEQKIALEIIINLLKGLHRIHDRGYFHRDTKPKNIMIIGDNPEKIKIIDFNVAGVIKGTNSIQKDLRYSAALFLYLTNGPMHEKNNKAEFIIELDNLNFKNNDLKTAILNAYNKNPNHRYNSAMEFVDALIPFW
- the rfbF gene encoding glucose-1-phosphate cytidylyltransferase, with protein sequence MKAVILCGGKGMRMGGEVSYTCKPLIKVGGMPILWHIMKIYKSYGINEFVLCLGHNGDAIKEYFLNLDWKTNDFQLKIGSNYKEIKILKNREEWNITFADTGLDTMTGGRIKRIKKYISDDEFMLTYGDGVSDIPLDKLLNFHRQNRKIATVTGVKQKSGFGFLEAEGDVVKSFIEKPLLNGWVNGGFFVLNREVFDFIEGDKTVWEQQPLKKLVQENQLAMYQHDGFWHCMDTVKDVHSLNELWNKNDKAWVRW
- a CDS encoding SDR family NAD(P)-dependent oxidoreductase; this translates as MVSSFKNKRVLITGASGFIGSHMVRRMVKEGAKVFILARQDSDLWRISYLKDSVEVYTCDIRNALQVDICINKIKPDYVFHMAAYGVDSRQKDYLVAAYTNIIGTVNLLNSLKAVGCTKFLNAGTCMEYGDKDKPIKEYEPLEPLNIYGSTKASAGILAHQIAAENNIDIVTLRAFGIFGEAEGSHKFFPHIILSILNGKDVELTSCEQYRDYCYIDNIIDGFVLAALNNEAKNEIFNIGSGNISPLKDYVNLIFSHMGAKTEPAFGVVPHRSRDVWRPQPDITKIQTKLKWEPKVSLEDGLAITINWFKQNKAKYEDAGR